A window of Aricia agestis chromosome 3, ilAriAges1.1, whole genome shotgun sequence contains these coding sequences:
- the LOC121725543 gene encoding protein toll-like — MLLRVKSFEEWFHVLLLLWSVGSIESGLHCPPLASQEDCQVINFSENEYFFKIGNDKSDLEIIYDTKYFHLKCLNNNITLESKFLPTFDKLETFSTVILSKCPLPSHSYRETLLALNISVRSILDLTLRGDSKLEAKLFESLNISALNVEGDEAASTLAEPTFLAPLSKLEDLRLTRVRLDHYAVPLLPPALSILKLERTGVERLPSEVFERLGQLKSLILSEERLRSLNLSAAVNLNDTEIEAPVDGLTLGPALHSLWLRGARGLELHDCSGLRELHVQESTAPLPGGWLEGCAVREVQVNSMNVSRAAGEWRGAGALESLDMRYCQLRDLPEGWLDDAVNLETLNLSYNNIEYLPRGLFSRTKRLVNLNLANNRLRSSAVAALGSLFELRWLSLQNNPLDDLCQPKTADVSPLKSLMKLEKLSLRRTGATVLCLDWRVQLLRLAELDLRDNNITDLTYGDVCQWTRLDGISVNVDMRGSKITSLAYEKSDYDAVKTAAPSALAQLDADWALSCNCYEYWTARALQERREHAPVLSSVRCEAGPLLTARPLPDFTCTLPADRCLPGCACVASPVHTELRCAAAGLRRLPRPATNLPPVTVLHVPGNNITLRPRDLAFLANVTDLDLSNNSISTIDAETAGALFAEGRRVSLAGNPLRCDCEALALLRAVALRPARVADSARCADGTALRVAAERAVAACVSTPVWPAAAVGALLLLLLPAALLAVVLARPAVRARLKLFLFERGLCLRWLLRAEPDDDDARPYDAFVSFSHLDSTYAAELAARLEGAGRRLCLHERDWTPGDWIPAQIARSVRDARRTVVLVSENFLRSEWALAELREAYGAALGEARPRLLVVLLPGFSAAAAAAAAPELRSYLAAVTYLRWDDSHFWSRLKMALPSRAPASPPSPAPLPPAPQHKPTAAAA; from the exons ATGTTACTGAGAGTTAAGTCTTTTGAGGAGTGGTTTCATGTGCTGTTGTTATTGTGGTCAGTAGGGTCTATTGAGTCAGGCCTACACTGTCCTCCTTTAGCATCCCAGGAAGATTGTCAAGTAATAAATTTCAGTGAAAACGAATATTTCTTCAAAATTGGTAATG ataAAAGCGATTTGGAAATAATTTATGATAcgaaatattttcatttaaaatgtctaaataataatataacattggAAAGTAAATTTCTACCTACTTTTGATAAACTGGAGACTTTTAGTACCGTAATACTTTCAAAATGTCCCCTACCCTCGCACAGCTACAGAGAAACCTTGCTCGCGCTCAATATATCCGTGAGGTCCATTCTCGACCTCACCCTAAGAGGCGACTCAAAACTGGAAGCTAAACTCTTCGAATCCCTGAACATCAGCGCTTTGAACGTCGAAGGTGACGAGGCAGCATCGACGCTGGCCGAGCCGACGTTTCTCGCGCCGCTATCCAAGCTGGAGGATCTGCGCCTGACGCGCGTGAGGCTGGACCACTACGCCGTGCCGCTGCTGCCGCCCGCGCTCTCCATATTGAAGCTGGAGCGGACGGGCGTCGAACGACTCCCGTCCGAGGTGTTCGAGCGTCTCGGCCAACTCAAATCGCTGATTTTAAGCGAGGAGCGGCTTCGAAGCTTGAACCTGAGCGCGGCGGTGAACCTGAACGATACGGAGATCGAGGCCCCTGTGGACGGGCTCACGCTGGGGCCGGCGCTTCACTCGCTCTGGCTTCGAGGCGCGCGCGGCCTGGAGCTGCACGACTGCTCGGGGCTGCGCGAGCTGCACGTGCAGGAGAGCACCGCGCCGCTGCCGGGCGGCTGGCTGGAGGGCTGCGCGGTGCGGGAGGTGCAGGTCAACTCCATGAACGTGAGCCGCGCGGCGGGCGAGTggcgcggcgccggcgcgcTGGAGTCGCTCGACATGCGCTACTGCCAGCTCCGGGACCTGCCCGAGGGCTGGTTGGATGACGCGGTCAATCTGGAGACTTTGAATCTATCATACAACAACATCGAGTATCTGCCACG GGGTCTGTTCAGTCGCACGAAGCGGCTGGTTAACCTGAACCTGGCGAACAACCGGCTGCGGAGCAGCGCGGTGGCGGCGCTCGGCTCCCTGTTCGAGCTGCGCTGGCTGTCGCTACAAAACAACCCCCTGGATGATTTGTGCCAGCCCAAAACCGCGG ATGTGTCCCCGCTGAAGTCGCTAATGAAGCTGGAGAAGTTGTCGCTCCGTCGCACCGGCGCCACCGTGCTGTGCCTAGACTGGCGGGTGCAGCTGCTGCGCCTTGCCGAGCTCGACCTGCGCGACAACAACATCACCGACCTCACC TACGGAGACGTTTGTCAGTGGACGCGCCTCGACGGCATCAGCGTAAACGTGGACATGCGCGGTAGCAAGATCACGTCGCTCGCGTACGAGAAAAGTGACTACGACGCCGTCAAAACCGCCGCGCCCTCCGCGCTCGCGCAGCTCGACGCCGATTGGGCCCTGAGCTGCAACTGCTACGAGTATTGGACGGCACGCGCGCTGCAGGAGCGCCGCGAGCACGCGCCCGTGCTGAGCTCTGTGCGGTGCGAGGCCGGCCCGCTTCTGACCGCGCGCCCGCTGCCCGACTTCACCTGCACCCTACCGGCCGACCGGTGCCTGCCGGGCTGCGCGTGCGTCGCGTCGCCCGTCCACACGGAACTGCGCTGCGCCGCCGCGGGGCTGCGTCGCCTGCCGCGGCCCGCCACCAACCTGCCCCCCGTCACGGTGCTTCACGTGCCCGGCAACAACATCACGCTGCGCCCGCGCGACCTCGCGTTCCTCGCTAACGTCACA GATTTGGATCTGTCCAACAACTCGATATCGACGATCGACGCCGAGACCGCGGGCGCGTTGTTCGCGGAGGGGCGGCGCGTGTCGCTCGCCGGCAACCCGCTGCGCTGCGACTGCGAGGCCCTCGCGCTGCTGCGGGCCGTCGCCCTCCGGCCGGCGCGCGTCGCCGACTCGGCTCGTTGCGCCGACGGCACGGCGCTCCGCGTGGCCGCCGAGCGGGCCGTCGCCGCCTGTGTCTCgacgcccgtgtggccggcggCCGCCGTCGgcgcgctgctgctgctgctgctgccggCGGCGCTGCTGGCGGTGGTACTGGCGCGCCCGGCGGTGCGCGCGCGTCTCAAACTGTTCCTGTTCGAGCGCGGGCTGTGCCTGCGGTGGCTGCTGCGCGCCGAGCCCGACGACGACGACGCGCGGCCGTACGACGCGTTCGTGTCCTTCTCGCACCTCGACTCGACGTACGCGGCGGAGCTGGCGGCGCGGTTGGAAGGCGCGGGGCGGCGGCTGTGCCTGCACGAGCGCGACTGGACGCCGGGCGACTGGATCCCGGCGCAGATCGCGCGGTCGGTGCGCGACGCGCGGCGTACGGTGGTGCTGGTGTCGGAGAACTTCCTGCGCTCGGAGTGGGCGCTGGCGGAGCTGCGGGAGGCGTACGGCGCGGCGCTGGGCGAGGCGCGGCCGCGGCTGCTGGTGGTGCTGCTGCCGGGCTtctcggccgccgccgccgccgccgccgcgcccgagCTGCGTTCCTACCTCGCCGCCGTCACCTACCTGCGCTGGGACGACTCGCACTTCTGGTCCCGTCTGAAGATGGCGCTGCCCTCGCGCGCCCCCGCGTCGCCGCCGTCCCCCGCGCCGCTCCCCCCCGCGCCGCAACACAAGCCGACGGCCGCCGCTGCGTGA